In the Adlercreutzia equolifaciens DSM 19450 genome, one interval contains:
- the priA gene encoding replication restart helicase PriA — MNIASVIVDIPTQALDTPYSYAVPDEMLVGEGGRPAAVGCAVLVTLGGRKAVGYIVGLEEVVPSPDEGTDLWGTPQSAADLKQVEAVLSAPFFDEEGAACALWLAERYAAPLSECARLFTPPRAVPRIVRGRDGRWRVEEPAIGEVDDRWVTRGPAFDEFTPRKNAVKQQEVLAVVAAGDVRVAELSREFGAVGSTLKALAAKGAVTVERRRRMRGMEGAAAASVTASSATSAPQLTEGQQAAVAAIEAARAAGDGRVVLVDGVTGSGKTEVYLQAIERTLAEGRRAIVLVPEISLTPQTVARFRGRFGDAVAVMHSRMSDGERYDQWDFIKSGAAKVVVGARSALFTPAANVGLVVIDEEHEGSYKQDSSPRYHARDVAEWMMARAGGALVLGSATPSIESLYQVNKNPRWTAAALPARANGRPMPAIEVVDMAAEFASGSRAMFSGRLTRALGEELSRGRKAVLLLNQRGFAKFLLCRDCGFVPECPHCSTSLTYHEQGAKLVCHHCGHTVAAPPVCPECGSPYLKKFGAGTQRVETELRQLLDGLPGVGPRVPIIRMDADTTQAKGAHQALLETFAAADAAVLLGTQMIAKGLDFDDVTLVGVINADTQLHLPDYRAGERTFQLIEQVAGRAGRAELDGRVMVQTYEADDVAIRAAATYNRGMFLRAELPKRKLLGYPPYVRMANVLLWGADEHAVATEAELLHAQLAELIRNEVGERWTVLPAVPCVLAKLRNTYRYHIVVKAPLGDDLSAPLVRLFRARKVNPAVNAAVDIDPVDLL; from the coding sequence TCGTCGGGGAAGGGGGGCGTCCGGCCGCGGTGGGCTGCGCCGTGCTCGTGACGCTCGGCGGCCGCAAGGCCGTGGGCTACATTGTGGGCCTGGAAGAGGTCGTTCCCTCTCCGGACGAGGGCACCGACCTGTGGGGGACGCCCCAGTCGGCGGCCGATCTCAAGCAGGTGGAAGCGGTGCTCTCGGCGCCGTTTTTCGACGAGGAGGGGGCGGCCTGCGCGCTCTGGCTCGCCGAACGCTACGCCGCGCCGCTTTCCGAATGCGCGCGCTTGTTCACGCCGCCGCGGGCCGTGCCGCGCATCGTGCGGGGCCGCGACGGGCGCTGGCGCGTCGAGGAGCCGGCCATCGGGGAAGTGGACGACCGCTGGGTCACGCGCGGGCCGGCCTTCGACGAGTTCACGCCCCGTAAGAACGCCGTGAAGCAGCAGGAGGTGCTGGCCGTCGTGGCCGCGGGAGATGTGCGCGTGGCCGAGCTTTCACGGGAGTTCGGCGCCGTGGGCTCCACGTTGAAGGCGCTGGCCGCCAAGGGGGCCGTCACAGTGGAGCGCCGCCGCCGCATGCGCGGCATGGAGGGCGCGGCCGCCGCCTCTGTTACCGCCTCGTCCGCCACTAGCGCCCCGCAGCTCACCGAGGGCCAGCAGGCCGCCGTCGCCGCCATCGAGGCCGCCCGGGCCGCCGGCGACGGGCGCGTGGTGCTCGTGGACGGCGTCACCGGCTCCGGCAAGACCGAGGTGTACCTGCAGGCCATCGAGCGCACGCTCGCCGAGGGGCGCCGCGCCATCGTGCTCGTGCCGGAAATCTCGCTCACCCCCCAGACCGTGGCCCGCTTCCGCGGCCGCTTCGGCGACGCCGTGGCCGTCATGCACTCCCGCATGAGCGACGGGGAGCGCTACGACCAGTGGGACTTCATCAAAAGCGGCGCGGCCAAAGTCGTCGTGGGGGCCCGCAGCGCCCTGTTCACGCCCGCGGCCAACGTGGGGCTCGTCGTCATCGACGAGGAGCACGAGGGCTCCTACAAGCAGGACTCCTCGCCGCGCTACCACGCCCGCGACGTGGCCGAGTGGATGATGGCCCGGGCCGGCGGCGCGCTCGTGCTCGGCTCGGCCACCCCTTCCATCGAGTCCCTCTACCAGGTGAACAAGAACCCGCGCTGGACGGCGGCGGCACTCCCCGCCCGCGCCAACGGCCGTCCCATGCCCGCCATCGAGGTGGTGGACATGGCCGCCGAGTTCGCCTCCGGTTCCCGGGCCATGTTCTCGGGACGCCTCACCCGGGCCCTCGGGGAGGAGCTGAGCCGCGGCCGCAAGGCGGTGCTCCTGCTGAACCAGCGCGGCTTCGCGAAGTTCCTTTTGTGCCGCGACTGCGGGTTCGTGCCCGAATGCCCGCACTGCTCCACGTCGCTCACCTACCACGAGCAGGGCGCCAAGCTCGTCTGCCACCACTGCGGGCACACGGTGGCCGCGCCTCCCGTGTGTCCAGAATGCGGCAGCCCCTACCTGAAGAAGTTCGGCGCCGGCACCCAGCGCGTGGAAACGGAGCTGCGCCAGCTGCTCGACGGGCTGCCCGGCGTGGGGCCTCGCGTGCCCATCATCCGCATGGACGCCGACACCACCCAAGCTAAAGGTGCCCACCAGGCCCTGCTGGAAACGTTTGCCGCCGCCGATGCCGCCGTGCTGCTCGGCACCCAGATGATCGCCAAGGGGCTCGATTTCGACGACGTCACGCTGGTGGGCGTCATCAACGCCGACACCCAGCTGCACCTGCCGGACTACCGCGCCGGCGAGCGCACCTTCCAGCTCATCGAGCAGGTGGCAGGCCGCGCCGGCCGCGCCGAGCTGGACGGCCGCGTCATGGTGCAGACTTACGAGGCCGACGACGTGGCCATCCGCGCCGCCGCCACCTACAACCGCGGGATGTTCCTGCGCGCCGAGCTGCCCAAGCGCAAGCTTCTGGGCTACCCGCCCTACGTGCGCATGGCCAACGTGCTTCTGTGGGGTGCCGACGAGCACGCCGTGGCTACCGAGGCCGAGCTTCTGCACGCCCAGCTGGCCGAGCTCATCCGCAACGAGGTGGGGGAGCGTTGGACGGTACTGCCCGCCGTTCCCTGCGTCCTCGCGAAGTTGCGCAACACCTACCGCTACCACATCGTCGTGAAGGCGCCTTTGGGCGACGACCTCTCGGCCCCGCTGGTGCGCCTGTTCCGCGCCCGCAAGGTAAACCCCGCCGTCAACGCCGCCGTCGACATCGACCCTGTGGACTTGCTGTAG